The following proteins are encoded in a genomic region of Ostrea edulis chromosome 7, xbOstEdul1.1, whole genome shotgun sequence:
- the LOC125653733 gene encoding uncharacterized protein LOC125653733 isoform X3: MVMMVSSRLSMNLQSCLRTVSSQSPYKKVVFLSAALAISVWLYSIASNTYTAIHHDHCLNWSTSADIVIPDAEQLHQMSLYRISCLYQRYVTSLQGLCTEPKRFGNVEYGGVRICADSAVVPSRGCVIYSYNHELSGRFVKQIDAQYKCSVVFFGNESHTQKNMNFGGFNRVVNNYGHELSVVILKIRAKDFPFLLEFSKSVNQVNVKQIILELHYDRNKEKIGDYVMLLNALRELRASNYAIYWFDRNWEFVENSRTKQRRSKCFTVNMYRRSQIPTGISHQESNGALSDVDLPQIAPIGTKSIEKDTALKYQEWFAKFISKHLFLCKQMLRLGNIVDGGWEVCHDFRFRPKPPCVVYSIGISYDFSFDEDMEKTYGCDVFSFDPSMNTGNYRHSDHIMFYQVGLGDHVGEIEVKGSKWKIKTLMAIMKELGHTNKRIDVLKIDIEGSERQSLVEIMESGALKNVVQLCLEFHSYYDLGAMRKLYDLGFRVFWAHQNPQAPMYTTNETYSYGMEVYFVNINIK; encoded by the exons ATG GTGATGATGGTGTCCAGTCGATTGTCAATGAATCTTCAAAGTTGTCTCCGGACTGTTTCATCCCAAAGTCCGTACAAAAAGGTTGTTTTCCTGTCCGCAGCGCTGGCTATTTCTGTGTGGCTCTATTCTATAGCCAGCAATACTTACACTGCTATTCACCATGACCATTGTTTAAACTGGTCCACGAGCGCCGATATTGTGATACCAGATGCCGAACAGCTTCATCAAATGTCCTTGTATAGGATATCGTGTCTGTATCAGCGTTACGTCACTTCCCTTCAAGGTTTATGCACCGAACCAAAGCGTTTTGGAAACGTGGAATACGGGGGTGTTCGAATATGTGCGGATAGCGCTGTGGTACCCAGCCGTGGATGTGTGATTTACAGTTATAATCACGAATTAAGCGGTAGATTTGTTAAACAGATAGACGCTCAGTATAAATGCAGTGTTGTGTTCTTCGGAAATGAAAGCCACACGCAGAAAAACATGAACTTTGGTGGTTTCAATAGAGTTGTAAACAACTATGGCCACGAACTAAGCGTAGTGATTCTTAAAATTAGGGCTAaggattttccatttttgttggaGTTTAGCAAGAGTGTAAATCAAGTgaacgtaaaacaaataattctAGAACTTCATTATGATAGGAATAAGGAGAAGATAGGAGACTACGTCATGTTATTAAATGCATTACGTGAACTACGAGCCTCGAATTACGCGATTTATTGGTTCGACAGAAATTGGGAATTCGTGGAAAATAGTAGAACGAAACAGAGAAGATCAAAGTGTTTTACGGTCAATATGTACCGGAGAAGCCAGATTCCAACAGGTATTTCACATCAAGAATCTAACGGGGCTCTATCAGATGTCGATTTACCTCAAATAGCTCCAATTGGGACCAAGTCTATAGAGAAAGACACAGCCCTAAAATATCAGGAATGGTTTgcaaaattcatatcaaaacaTCTGTTCTTGTGCAAGCAAATGCTTCGTTTGGGCAATATTGTGGACGGGGGATGGGAAGTATGTCACGATTTCCGGTTCCGCCCTAAACCGCCATGTGTTGTATACTCAATAGGTATAAGTTACGATTTTTCATTTGACGAAGACATGGAAAAAACGTACGGATGTGACGTGTTTTCATTTGATCCCAGCATGAATACCGGAAATTACAGACATTCCGACCACATCATGTTCTATCAAGTTGGTCTCGGCGATCACGTGGGTGAAATAGAAGTGAAGGGGTcaaaatggaaaattaaaaCTCTAATGGCAATTATGAAAGAATTAGGTCACACAAATAAAAGAATAGATGTGCTAAAAATAGACATAGAGGGAAGTGAAAGACAAAGTCTCGTGGAGATTATGGAGTCTGGGGCTCTGAAAAACGTGGTTCAGCTTTGTTTAGAGTTCCACAGCTATTACGACTTGGGTGCTATGAGAAAACTGTATGACTTGGGCTTCAGGGTATTCTGGGCTCACCAAAATCCCCAAGCACCTATGTACACAACCAATGAAACATACTCTTATGGAATGGAAgtgtattttgtaaatattaatataaaataa
- the LOC125653733 gene encoding uncharacterized protein LOC125653733 isoform X4, with translation MMVSSRLSMNLQSCLRTVSSQSPYKKVVFLSAALAISVWLYSIASNTYTAIHHDHCLNWSTSADIVIPDAEQLHQMSLYRISCLYQRYVTSLQGLCTEPKRFGNVEYGGVRICADSAVVPSRGCVIYSYNHELSGRFVKQIDAQYKCSVVFFGNESHTQKNMNFGGFNRVVNNYGHELSVVILKIRAKDFPFLLEFSKSVNQVNVKQIILELHYDRNKEKIGDYVMLLNALRELRASNYAIYWFDRNWEFVENSRTKQRRSKCFTVNMYRRSQIPTGISHQESNGALSDVDLPQIAPIGTKSIEKDTALKYQEWFAKFISKHLFLCKQMLRLGNIVDGGWEVCHDFRFRPKPPCVVYSIGISYDFSFDEDMEKTYGCDVFSFDPSMNTGNYRHSDHIMFYQVGLGDHVGEIEVKGSKWKIKTLMAIMKELGHTNKRIDVLKIDIEGSERQSLVEIMESGALKNVVQLCLEFHSYYDLGAMRKLYDLGFRVFWAHQNPQAPMYTTNETYSYGMEVYFVNINIK, from the coding sequence ATGATGGTGTCCAGTCGATTGTCAATGAATCTTCAAAGTTGTCTCCGGACTGTTTCATCCCAAAGTCCGTACAAAAAGGTTGTTTTCCTGTCCGCAGCGCTGGCTATTTCTGTGTGGCTCTATTCTATAGCCAGCAATACTTACACTGCTATTCACCATGACCATTGTTTAAACTGGTCCACGAGCGCCGATATTGTGATACCAGATGCCGAACAGCTTCATCAAATGTCCTTGTATAGGATATCGTGTCTGTATCAGCGTTACGTCACTTCCCTTCAAGGTTTATGCACCGAACCAAAGCGTTTTGGAAACGTGGAATACGGGGGTGTTCGAATATGTGCGGATAGCGCTGTGGTACCCAGCCGTGGATGTGTGATTTACAGTTATAATCACGAATTAAGCGGTAGATTTGTTAAACAGATAGACGCTCAGTATAAATGCAGTGTTGTGTTCTTCGGAAATGAAAGCCACACGCAGAAAAACATGAACTTTGGTGGTTTCAATAGAGTTGTAAACAACTATGGCCACGAACTAAGCGTAGTGATTCTTAAAATTAGGGCTAaggattttccatttttgttggaGTTTAGCAAGAGTGTAAATCAAGTgaacgtaaaacaaataattctAGAACTTCATTATGATAGGAATAAGGAGAAGATAGGAGACTACGTCATGTTATTAAATGCATTACGTGAACTACGAGCCTCGAATTACGCGATTTATTGGTTCGACAGAAATTGGGAATTCGTGGAAAATAGTAGAACGAAACAGAGAAGATCAAAGTGTTTTACGGTCAATATGTACCGGAGAAGCCAGATTCCAACAGGTATTTCACATCAAGAATCTAACGGGGCTCTATCAGATGTCGATTTACCTCAAATAGCTCCAATTGGGACCAAGTCTATAGAGAAAGACACAGCCCTAAAATATCAGGAATGGTTTgcaaaattcatatcaaaacaTCTGTTCTTGTGCAAGCAAATGCTTCGTTTGGGCAATATTGTGGACGGGGGATGGGAAGTATGTCACGATTTCCGGTTCCGCCCTAAACCGCCATGTGTTGTATACTCAATAGGTATAAGTTACGATTTTTCATTTGACGAAGACATGGAAAAAACGTACGGATGTGACGTGTTTTCATTTGATCCCAGCATGAATACCGGAAATTACAGACATTCCGACCACATCATGTTCTATCAAGTTGGTCTCGGCGATCACGTGGGTGAAATAGAAGTGAAGGGGTcaaaatggaaaattaaaaCTCTAATGGCAATTATGAAAGAATTAGGTCACACAAATAAAAGAATAGATGTGCTAAAAATAGACATAGAGGGAAGTGAAAGACAAAGTCTCGTGGAGATTATGGAGTCTGGGGCTCTGAAAAACGTGGTTCAGCTTTGTTTAGAGTTCCACAGCTATTACGACTTGGGTGCTATGAGAAAACTGTATGACTTGGGCTTCAGGGTATTCTGGGCTCACCAAAATCCCCAAGCACCTATGTACACAACCAATGAAACATACTCTTATGGAATGGAAgtgtattttgtaaatattaatataaaataa
- the LOC125653733 gene encoding uncharacterized protein LOC125653733 isoform X2, which produces MVNRIPMVMMVSSRLSMNLQSCLRTVSSQSPYKKVVFLSAALAISVWLYSIASNTYTAIHHDHCLNWSTSADIVIPDAEQLHQMSLYRISCLYQRYVTSLQGLCTEPKRFGNVEYGGVRICADSAVVPSRGCVIYSYNHELSGRFVKQIDAQYKCSVVFFGNESHTQKNMNFGGFNRVVNNYGHELSVVILKIRAKDFPFLLEFSKSVNQVNVKQIILELHYDRNKEKIGDYVMLLNALRELRASNYAIYWFDRNWEFVENSRTKQRRSKCFTVNMYRRSQIPTGISHQESNGALSDVDLPQIAPIGTKSIEKDTALKYQEWFAKFISKHLFLCKQMLRLGNIVDGGWEVCHDFRFRPKPPCVVYSIGISYDFSFDEDMEKTYGCDVFSFDPSMNTGNYRHSDHIMFYQVGLGDHVGEIEVKGSKWKIKTLMAIMKELGHTNKRIDVLKIDIEGSERQSLVEIMESGALKNVVQLCLEFHSYYDLGAMRKLYDLGFRVFWAHQNPQAPMYTTNETYSYGMEVYFVNINIK; this is translated from the exons ATGGTGAATCGTATTCCTATG GTGATGATGGTGTCCAGTCGATTGTCAATGAATCTTCAAAGTTGTCTCCGGACTGTTTCATCCCAAAGTCCGTACAAAAAGGTTGTTTTCCTGTCCGCAGCGCTGGCTATTTCTGTGTGGCTCTATTCTATAGCCAGCAATACTTACACTGCTATTCACCATGACCATTGTTTAAACTGGTCCACGAGCGCCGATATTGTGATACCAGATGCCGAACAGCTTCATCAAATGTCCTTGTATAGGATATCGTGTCTGTATCAGCGTTACGTCACTTCCCTTCAAGGTTTATGCACCGAACCAAAGCGTTTTGGAAACGTGGAATACGGGGGTGTTCGAATATGTGCGGATAGCGCTGTGGTACCCAGCCGTGGATGTGTGATTTACAGTTATAATCACGAATTAAGCGGTAGATTTGTTAAACAGATAGACGCTCAGTATAAATGCAGTGTTGTGTTCTTCGGAAATGAAAGCCACACGCAGAAAAACATGAACTTTGGTGGTTTCAATAGAGTTGTAAACAACTATGGCCACGAACTAAGCGTAGTGATTCTTAAAATTAGGGCTAaggattttccatttttgttggaGTTTAGCAAGAGTGTAAATCAAGTgaacgtaaaacaaataattctAGAACTTCATTATGATAGGAATAAGGAGAAGATAGGAGACTACGTCATGTTATTAAATGCATTACGTGAACTACGAGCCTCGAATTACGCGATTTATTGGTTCGACAGAAATTGGGAATTCGTGGAAAATAGTAGAACGAAACAGAGAAGATCAAAGTGTTTTACGGTCAATATGTACCGGAGAAGCCAGATTCCAACAGGTATTTCACATCAAGAATCTAACGGGGCTCTATCAGATGTCGATTTACCTCAAATAGCTCCAATTGGGACCAAGTCTATAGAGAAAGACACAGCCCTAAAATATCAGGAATGGTTTgcaaaattcatatcaaaacaTCTGTTCTTGTGCAAGCAAATGCTTCGTTTGGGCAATATTGTGGACGGGGGATGGGAAGTATGTCACGATTTCCGGTTCCGCCCTAAACCGCCATGTGTTGTATACTCAATAGGTATAAGTTACGATTTTTCATTTGACGAAGACATGGAAAAAACGTACGGATGTGACGTGTTTTCATTTGATCCCAGCATGAATACCGGAAATTACAGACATTCCGACCACATCATGTTCTATCAAGTTGGTCTCGGCGATCACGTGGGTGAAATAGAAGTGAAGGGGTcaaaatggaaaattaaaaCTCTAATGGCAATTATGAAAGAATTAGGTCACACAAATAAAAGAATAGATGTGCTAAAAATAGACATAGAGGGAAGTGAAAGACAAAGTCTCGTGGAGATTATGGAGTCTGGGGCTCTGAAAAACGTGGTTCAGCTTTGTTTAGAGTTCCACAGCTATTACGACTTGGGTGCTATGAGAAAACTGTATGACTTGGGCTTCAGGGTATTCTGGGCTCACCAAAATCCCCAAGCACCTATGTACACAACCAATGAAACATACTCTTATGGAATGGAAgtgtattttgtaaatattaatataaaataa
- the LOC125653733 gene encoding uncharacterized protein LOC125653733 isoform X1, protein MASSKCTACSQWTGSLTHPSRKTVFLIVFSGMVVCSLLVHLHLDSSRKFGIYHDHCAKWTNISDIVIPNDKQLHQMSLYTISCLYQRYVTSLQSLCTEPKRFGNVDYGGARICMDKGVVPSTGCVVYSYNHDLSERFVKQMEAKFKSAVVFFGRDIFSSHYSDMGGFNKILTSQGRDISVVVLKINSRDFPLFRNFTESLDRVLVKQIILEIHYDRDSESKSDYVTVLAALRRLYTGNYLTYWFDRNWNCVKNEKKMSRRTGCFTVNLFRKNTNDSTPSREIDLPKISPLGTSPIDKQEMMKYQDIYLRYISKHQILCKEMLRLGNIVDGGWDICHDVRFRPGSTCIVYSFGIDYDFSFDEDMEKTYGCDVFSFDPSMNMDDHKHSDHIRFYRVGLGDKNKDIWVGGKKWKIETLKTIQEKLGHTNKRIDMLKIDIEGNEIAALPEMVESGALKNVAQLCLELHHYYDLGTLRKLHDIGFRIFWAHQNPFAEFYANGESYSYGDDGVQSIVNESSKLSPDCFIPKSVQKGCFPVRSAGYFCVALFYSQQYLHCYSP, encoded by the exons ATGGCATCCAGTAAATGTACTGCGTGCTCACAATGGACCGGCTCGCTGACACACCCTTCCAGGAAGACCGTGTTCCTCATTGTGTTCAGTGGTATGGTCGTTTGCTCTCTCTTGGTTCATCTTCATTTAGATAGTTCTAGGAAGTTTGGCATTTATCACGATCACTGTGCAAAATGGACAAATATCTCCGATATTGTGATTCCAAACGACAAACAACTTCATCAAATGTCCTTGTATACAATATCGTGTCTGTATCAGCGTTACGTCACTTCCCTTCAAAGTTTGTGCACCGAACCAAAGCGTTTTGGAAACGTAGATTACGGGGGTGCTCGAATATGTATGGACAAAGGCGTGGTGCCAAGCACCGGATGTGTAGTGTACAGTTACAATCATGATTTATCTGAAAGATTCGTGAAACAAATGGAAGCAAAATTTAAAAGTGCTGTTGTCTTTTTTGGCAGAGACATATTTTCTAGTCATTATAGTGACATGGGAGGGTTTAATAAGATTCTCACAAGTCAAGGTCGTGACATAAGTGTAGTGGTTCTGAAAATAAACTCTCGAGATTTTCCGTTGTTTCGAAATTTTACTGAGAGTTTGGATAGAGTGTTAGTAAAACAGATTATCCTTGAAATTCACTACGATAGAGATAGTGAGTCCAAGTCTGATTACGTCACAGTTCTGGCTGCATTGCGACGCTTGTACACTGGTAATTACCTCACGTATTGGTTTGATAGAAACTGGAACTGTGTGAAAAACGAGAAGAAAATGAGCAGAAGAACAGGATGCTTTACTGTCAACTTGTTCCGGAAAAATACGAACGATTCCACTCCGTCACGTGAGATCGACCTACCCAAAATATCTCCTCTAGGAACGAGTCCAATCGATAAACAGGAAATGATGAAATACCAAGACATCTACCTGAGATATATATCGAAGCATCAGATCCTCTGTAAAGAAATGCTGCGTTTAGGTAATATTGTGGATGGAGGGTGGGATATATGCCACGATGTACGGTTTCGCCCGGGGTCAACTTGTATCGTTTATTCATTTGGCATCGATTACGATTTTTCATTTGACGAAGACATGGAGAAAACGTACGGATGTGACGTGTTTTCATTTGATCCCAGCATGAATATGGATGATCATAAACATTCCGACCATATTAGGTTTTATCGGGTTGGTCTCGGTGacaaaaataaagatatatgggTTGGTGGTAAGAAATGGAAAATCGAGACTTTGAAAACCATCCAAGAAAAACTGGGGCATACGAACAAAAGAATAGATATGCTAAAAATAGATATTGAAGGAAACGAAATAGCAGCATTACCGGAAATGGTTGAATCTGGGGCACTGAAAAATGTCGCGCAGCTCTGTCTAGAACTTCATCATTATTACGATCTGGGAACTTTGAGAAAATTGCACGATATTGGTTTTAGGATATTTTGGGCTCATCAGAATCCATTCGCTGAATTTTACGCCAATGGTGAATCGTATTCCTATG GTGATGATGGTGTCCAGTCGATTGTCAATGAATCTTCAAAGTTGTCTCCGGACTGTTTCATCCCAAAGTCCGTACAAAAAGGTTGTTTTCCTGTCCGCAGCGCTGGCTATTTCTGTGTGGCTCTATTCTATAGCCAGCAATACTTACACTGCTATTCACCATGA
- the LOC125656500 gene encoding craniofacial development protein 2-like: MMQKVMLNKIFMRHFKLKETIPKHDLTIVMGDLNAKVGNNNTGFERVIGKYGCGVMNKNGEQFVEFCGNNNLVIGGTLFPHKDIHKLTWASPGGRDKNKIDHIAINGKWTRSLQDVRVRRGADVGSDHHLVTANIKLKLKKIAPKSNIKKYDTGKLSDNNIKQNFRIELRNKFHVLQNSHIENENQIDEHWNRVRDTFSTTSEKVLGFRRQFHKEWITSET; the protein is encoded by the coding sequence ATGATGCAGAAAGTGATGTTAAACAAGATTTTTATGAGGCACTTCAAGCTGAAAGAAACGATTCCTAAGCATGATTTGACGATAGTTATGGGAGACCTCAATGCAAAAGTAGGAAACAACAACACAGGATTCGAGCGAGTGATTGGCAAATATGGATGTGGTGTCATGAATAAAAACGGAGAGCAGTTTGTAGAATTTTGTGGAAACAATAACCTTGTCATCGGCGGAACACTCTTTCCACATAAAGATATTCACAAACTAACATGGGCATCACCTGGAGGACGAGATAAGAATAAGATTGACCACATCGCAATTAATGGTAAATGGACGAGGTCACTCCAAGATGTGAGAGTAAGACGAGGAGCTGACGTAGGGAGTGACCACCACCTAGTCACTGCTAACATCAAgttgaaattgaagaaaatagcACCAAAGTCAAATATTAAAAAGTACGACACAGGGAAACTTAGTGACAACAATATCAAACAAAACTTCAGAATAGAGCTAAGAAACAAATTCCACGTCTTACAAAACAGCCACatagaaaatgaaaaccaaATAGACGAACATTGGAACAGGGTGAGAGATACCTTCAGCACAACAAGCGAAAAAGTATTGGGCTTTAGAAGACAATTTCATAAAGAATGGATTACATCAGAAACGTGA